In the Bordetella genomosp. 10 genome, one interval contains:
- a CDS encoding CobW family GTP-binding protein, which yields MNTSRSLDNMVPVTILTGFLGAGKTTLLKRILTEYHGRRVAVIENEFGPESIDNDLLIQDSDEEIVELSNGCVCCTVRGDLMRTLNELRQKRQAGDLKFERVILETTGMANPGPVCQTFFMDDDIAEYYRLDAVVTVVDAKHGMVTLDEQPESQKQIGFADRILISKKDLVNEADYEALRARIVRINPRAPITPVNFGDADLKSIIDISGFNLNSILDIDPDFLADEHPDARHDHDHDHGHDHGHDHDDHDHGDCGAGCDHPHHHHHAHHDDEIGAFVFRSNKPFDPSRLEEFLGGVVQVYGPDLLRYKGILYMKGVNRRMLFQGVHMMMGAEPGKPWTANEKPSTKMVFIGRKLPQEIFTRGLEQCLVGAA from the coding sequence ATGAATACCTCGCGCAGTTTGGACAACATGGTTCCCGTCACCATCCTCACCGGCTTCCTCGGTGCGGGCAAGACGACGCTGCTCAAACGTATCCTGACCGAATACCATGGCCGCCGCGTCGCGGTCATCGAAAACGAGTTCGGGCCCGAAAGCATCGACAACGACCTGTTGATCCAGGACAGCGACGAAGAAATCGTCGAACTGAGCAACGGTTGCGTCTGCTGCACCGTGCGCGGCGACCTGATGCGCACGCTCAACGAGCTGCGCCAGAAGCGCCAGGCCGGCGACCTGAAATTCGAACGCGTCATCCTGGAAACCACCGGCATGGCCAATCCGGGCCCCGTGTGCCAGACCTTCTTCATGGACGACGACATCGCCGAGTACTACCGCCTGGACGCGGTGGTGACGGTGGTCGACGCCAAGCACGGCATGGTCACGCTGGACGAACAGCCGGAATCGCAGAAGCAGATCGGCTTTGCCGACCGCATCCTGATTTCCAAGAAGGACCTGGTCAACGAAGCCGACTACGAAGCCCTGCGCGCGCGCATCGTGCGCATCAATCCGCGCGCGCCGATCACGCCGGTCAATTTCGGCGACGCGGACCTGAAGTCCATCATCGACATCAGCGGCTTCAACCTGAACTCGATCCTGGACATCGACCCGGACTTCCTGGCCGACGAACATCCGGACGCCCGCCACGACCATGATCACGATCACGGCCATGACCACGGTCACGACCACGACGATCACGACCATGGCGATTGCGGCGCCGGCTGCGATCACCCGCATCATCACCATCACGCCCACCACGACGACGAGATCGGCGCATTCGTGTTCCGCTCGAACAAGCCCTTCGATCCGTCGCGGCTGGAGGAATTCCTCGGCGGCGTGGTGCAAGTCTATGGTCCCGATTTGCTGCGCTATAAAGGCATCCTTTACATGAAAGGCGTCAATCGCCGCATGCTCTTCCAGGGCGTGCACATGATGATGGGCGCCGAGCCCGGCAAACCGTGGACCGCGAACGAGAAACCGTCGACCAAGATGGTTTTCATCGGCCGCAAGCTGCCCCAGGAGATATTCACCCGGGGACTGGAGCAGTGCCTGGTGGGCGCGGCCTGA
- the hslV gene encoding ATP-dependent protease subunit HslV, translated as MEQFHATTIVCARRGKRVALGGDGQVTLGNIVIKGTARKIRRLYHDKILAGFAGATADAFTLQERFEAKLEKHQGNLMRSAVELTRDWRTDRVLRRLEAMLIVADEDHTLVLTGNGDVLEPEHGLAAIGSGGAYAQSAARALLDNTDLPPEAVVKKSLEIAGELCIYTNMNHVVEILGE; from the coding sequence ATGGAACAATTTCACGCCACCACCATCGTCTGCGCTCGGCGCGGCAAGCGCGTCGCTCTCGGTGGCGACGGCCAGGTCACGCTGGGCAATATCGTCATCAAGGGCACCGCGCGCAAGATCCGCCGCCTTTACCATGACAAGATCCTGGCCGGTTTCGCCGGCGCCACCGCCGACGCCTTCACCCTGCAGGAACGCTTCGAGGCCAAGCTGGAAAAGCACCAGGGCAACCTGATGCGGTCCGCCGTCGAACTGACCCGCGACTGGCGTACCGACCGCGTCCTGCGCCGCCTGGAGGCCATGCTGATCGTCGCCGACGAGGATCACACGCTGGTGCTCACCGGCAACGGCGACGTGCTGGAGCCGGAACACGGCCTGGCCGCCATCGGCTCGGGCGGCGCCTATGCGCAATCGGCCGCGCGCGCCCTGCTGGACAACACCGACCTGCCGCCCGAAGCCGTCGTCAAGAAGTCCCTGGAGATCGCCGGCGAGCTGTGCATCTACACCAACATGAATCACGTCGTCGAAATCCTGGGCGAATAA
- a CDS encoding Fur family transcriptional regulator: MPTSSRPSKASSADQINAQLDVADDLCNQRGKRLTPIRRKVLELLLRHGRSVKAYELLEAMREVHPGAAPPTVYRALDFLLDEGLIHRLDAVNAWTACHDAGGKPHDLLVVCTGCGAVAEVSDPAMSRQLAERVARTGYILNSHETEIRALCPACQKEQGVTGGHKHGNGHGHSHGSGHSH; encoded by the coding sequence ATGCCCACCTCATCCCGGCCCTCCAAGGCGTCTTCCGCCGACCAGATCAACGCCCAACTGGACGTTGCCGACGACCTCTGCAACCAGCGCGGCAAGCGCCTGACGCCGATCCGGCGCAAGGTGCTGGAGTTGCTGCTGCGCCACGGCCGCAGCGTCAAGGCCTACGAACTGCTGGAAGCGATGCGCGAGGTCCATCCCGGCGCCGCGCCGCCGACCGTCTATCGCGCCCTGGATTTCCTGCTCGACGAAGGCCTGATCCACCGCCTGGACGCGGTCAACGCCTGGACGGCCTGTCATGACGCGGGCGGCAAGCCGCACGACCTGCTGGTGGTCTGCACCGGCTGCGGCGCGGTGGCGGAAGTCAGCGATCCCGCCATGAGCCGGCAACTGGCCGAGCGGGTCGCCCGTACGGGCTACATCCTGAACAGCCACGAAACCGAAATCCGCGCCCTTTGCCCCGCTTGCCAGAAAGAACAAGGGGTAACCGGTGGGCACAAACATGGCAATGGCCACGGCCATTCCCACGGTTCGGGGCACTCGCATTGA
- the hslU gene encoding ATP-dependent protease ATPase subunit HslU, translated as MSATSMTPGEIVSELDKFIVGQSRAKRAVAVALRNRWRRQQVAEPLRHEIHPKNILMIGPTGVGKTEIARRLAKLANAPFIKIEATKFTEVGYVGRDVDTIIRDLTEYSIKQTRELEMRRVRTQAEDAAEDRILDALVPPARSASGEPERNPESSARQTFRKRLREGAIDDLEVDIEVAQPAPQMDIMGPPGMEEMTEQLRGMFAGLQRDKKKTRKLKVKEAFKLLVDEEAAKRVNEEDLRTAAIANVEQNGIVFLDEIDKIAARQESGGAEVSRQGVQRDLLPLVEGTTVNTRYGMVRTDHILFIASGAFHLARPSDLIPELQGRFPIRVELDSLSAADFVRILSETDASLTKQYVALMATEDVHLDFTEEGVQRLAELAFAVNEKTENIGARRLYTVMEKLLEDLSFDASHAAASGQVVRIDAAYVNDKLEEAAGSQDLARYVL; from the coding sequence ATGTCCGCAACCAGCATGACTCCCGGAGAGATCGTCTCCGAACTCGATAAATTCATCGTCGGCCAGTCGCGCGCCAAGCGCGCCGTCGCGGTCGCCCTGCGCAATCGCTGGCGCCGCCAGCAAGTGGCCGAGCCGCTGCGCCACGAAATCCATCCCAAGAACATCCTGATGATCGGCCCCACCGGCGTGGGCAAGACCGAGATCGCGCGCCGCCTGGCCAAGCTGGCCAACGCGCCCTTCATCAAGATCGAAGCCACCAAGTTCACCGAGGTCGGCTACGTCGGCCGCGACGTCGACACCATCATCCGCGACCTCACCGAATATTCGATCAAGCAGACGCGCGAACTGGAAATGCGCCGCGTGCGCACCCAGGCCGAGGACGCCGCCGAGGACCGCATCCTCGACGCCCTGGTGCCGCCCGCCCGCTCCGCCTCCGGCGAACCGGAGCGCAACCCGGAAAGCAGCGCCCGCCAGACCTTCCGCAAGCGCCTGCGCGAAGGCGCCATCGACGACCTGGAAGTGGACATCGAGGTGGCCCAGCCGGCGCCGCAGATGGACATCATGGGCCCGCCGGGCATGGAGGAAATGACCGAGCAACTGCGCGGCATGTTCGCCGGCCTGCAGCGCGACAAGAAGAAGACGCGCAAGCTCAAGGTCAAGGAAGCGTTCAAGCTGCTGGTCGACGAGGAAGCCGCCAAGCGCGTCAACGAGGAAGACCTGCGCACCGCCGCCATCGCCAACGTCGAACAGAACGGCATCGTCTTCCTGGACGAAATCGACAAGATCGCCGCGCGCCAGGAAAGCGGCGGCGCCGAGGTCTCGCGCCAGGGCGTGCAGCGCGACCTGCTGCCGCTGGTGGAAGGCACCACGGTGAACACCCGCTACGGCATGGTGCGCACCGATCACATCCTGTTCATCGCCTCGGGCGCCTTCCACCTGGCCCGTCCGTCGGACCTGATTCCCGAACTGCAGGGTCGCTTCCCCATCCGCGTCGAGCTCGATTCGCTGTCCGCCGCCGACTTCGTCCGCATCCTTTCCGAGACCGATGCCTCGCTGACCAAGCAGTACGTGGCCTTGATGGCGACCGAGGACGTGCACCTGGACTTCACCGAGGAAGGCGTGCAGCGCCTGGCCGAACTGGCCTTCGCGGTCAACGAAAAGACCGAGAACATCGGCGCGCGGCGCCTGTACACGGTGATGGAAAAGCTGCTCGAGGACCTGTCCTTCGACGCCAGCCACGCCGCCGCCAGCGGCCAGGTGGTGCGCATCGACGCGGCCTACGTCAACGACAAGCTGGAAGAAGCGGCGGGCAGCCAGGATCTGGCGCGCTACGTGCTCTGA
- the dksA gene encoding RNA polymerase-binding protein DksA: MATKAATKKSSKSTTDTPVDLPSEKELLAMPESDYMNDRQLAFFKERLKQLEQDILNNAGETTEHLRETQFVPDPADRATIEEEHALELRTRDRERKLLKKVQQSIARIDSGEYGWCEETGEPIGIPRLLARPTATLSLEAQERREMRQKLYGD; the protein is encoded by the coding sequence ATGGCTACCAAGGCAGCAACGAAAAAATCAAGCAAATCGACGACCGACACGCCGGTTGATCTGCCCAGCGAGAAGGAATTGCTGGCCATGCCCGAATCCGACTATATGAACGATCGCCAGTTGGCGTTCTTCAAAGAGCGGCTGAAGCAACTGGAACAGGACATCCTGAACAACGCGGGTGAAACCACCGAGCACCTGCGCGAAACGCAGTTCGTGCCCGACCCCGCCGACCGCGCCACCATCGAGGAAGAGCATGCACTGGAACTGCGCACGCGCGACCGCGAGCGCAAGCTGCTGAAGAAGGTCCAGCAGTCCATCGCCCGCATCGATAGCGGCGAATACGGCTGGTGCGAGGAAACCGGCGAGCCCATCGGCATCCCCCGCCTGCTCGCCCGTCCCACGGCCACCCTGTCGCTGGAGGCGCAGGAACGCCGCGAAATGCGCCAGAAGCTGTACGGCGACTGA
- a CDS encoding GNAT family N-acetyltransferase, protein MSASPLIRPATPADIPAILALMRGLAEYEKLTHLFAATEANLRASLFGEQPAAQCLVAESAADGRLVAYALWFQNYSTFLAKPGLYLEDLYVHPDQRGKGIGKALLLRLASIAVERGYGRFEWTVLDWNQPAIDFYEGMGAQVLPEWRIVRVTGDALLDMGRKGASHG, encoded by the coding sequence TTGTCCGCCAGCCCGCTCATCCGTCCCGCCACGCCCGCCGACATTCCCGCCATCCTGGCGCTGATGCGCGGCCTGGCCGAATACGAGAAACTGACGCATCTGTTCGCCGCCACGGAGGCCAACCTGCGCGCCTCCCTGTTCGGCGAACAGCCGGCGGCGCAATGCCTGGTCGCCGAAAGCGCGGCGGACGGCCGCCTGGTCGCCTACGCGCTCTGGTTCCAGAACTACTCCACCTTCCTGGCCAAGCCCGGCCTGTACCTGGAAGACCTCTACGTCCACCCCGACCAGCGCGGCAAGGGCATAGGCAAGGCCTTGCTGCTGCGCCTGGCGTCCATCGCGGTCGAGCGCGGCTACGGCCGCTTCGAATGGACCGTGCTGGACTGGAACCAGCCGGCCATCGATTTCTACGAGGGCATGGGCGCACAGGTGCTGCCGGAATGGCGCATCGTGCGCGTCACCGGCGATGCGCTGCTGGACATGGGCAGGAAAGGAGCGTCCCATGGCTAA